The following proteins come from a genomic window of Acinonyx jubatus isolate Ajub_Pintada_27869175 chromosome C1, VMU_Ajub_asm_v1.0, whole genome shotgun sequence:
- the ZNF691 gene encoding zinc finger protein 691, which produces MGSEKEKEQNPEQHLPEEGEWGKPWRVKDSEGFRIPDGEKEHEQESLSEGPQEIHPKKPLQKVTDPAREPGGPMAHPRPEIDEKPFICAQCGKTFNNTSNLRTHQRIHTGEKPYKCSECGKSFSRSSNRIRHERIHLEEKHYKCPKCQESFRRRSDLTTHQQDHLGKRPYRCDLCGKSFSQSATLAVHHRTHLEPAPYICCECGKSFSNSSSFGVHHRTHTGERPYECTECGRTFSDISNFGAHQRTHRGEKPYWCTLCGKHFSRSSNLIRHQKTHMGEQAGKDAS; this is translated from the coding sequence ATGGGCAgtgagaaggagaaggagcagaaTCCAGAACAGCACCTGCCTGAGGAAGGGGAATGGGGTAAGCCTTGGAGAGTGAAGGACTCGGAGGGTTTTCGGATCCCAGAtggagagaaggagcatgagcaagagagccTGTCAGAAGGTCCACAAGAGATCCACCCAAAAAAACCGTTGCAGAAAGTCACCGACCCCGCCAGAGAACCCGGGGGCCCCATGGCTCACCCAAGGCCCGAGATCGACGAGAAGCCCTTTATATGTGCCCAGTGTGGCAAAACCTTCAATAATACCTCCAACCTGAGAACACACCAGCGGATCCACACCGGCGAGAAACCTTACAAGTGTTCTGAATGTGGCAAGAGCTTCTCGAGAAGCTCCAACCGCATCAGGCACGAGCGGATCCACCTGGAAGAGAAGCACTACAAATGTCCCAAGTGTCAGGAGAGCTTTCGGCGACGCTCAGACCTTACTACGCACCAACAAGATCACCTGGGCAAGCGGCCGTACCGCTGTGACCTCTGTGGCAAGAGCTTCAGCCAGAGTGCCACGCTGGCGGTGCATCACCGGACGCACCTGGAGCCAGCGCCCTACATCTGCTGTGAGTGCGGCAAGAGCTTCAGCAACAGCTCCAGCTTCGGCGTGCACCACCGCACGCACACGGGCGAGAGGCCCTATGAGTGCACCGAGTGTGGGCGGACCTTCAGCGACATCTCCAACTTTGGAGCACACCAGAGGACCCACAGAGGGGAGAAGCCCTACTGGTGCACTCTGTGTGGGAAACACTTCTCCCGGAGCTCCAACCTTATCCGCCACCAGAAAACGCACATGGGAGAGCAGGCTGGGAAAGACGCCAGCTGA